A stretch of Gymnodinialimonas phycosphaerae DNA encodes these proteins:
- a CDS encoding ABC transporter ATP-binding protein has translation MALLELRNVKKAYGEVEVIHGVDITVKSGEFCVFVGPSGCGKSTLLRMIAGLEQISSGDIAIDDEVLNHVPASKRGLAMVFQSYALYPHMSVRNNLSFGLENIGMARAEIDTRVTEAARMLQIDDYLDRRPGQLSGGQRQRVAIGRAVVREPRVFLFDEPLSNLDAELRVATRGEISELHQRLGNTMVYVTHDQVEAMTMADKIAVLRAGRLEQFGPPLELFNAPANRFVAGFIGSPKMNFIRGVMGEGGVFVSEGGAEVALDVRRFTTRPGQAVELGVRPGHANPADGAGVPLQVRAVEQLGTETFVYGAVAGSDDFAMQLPGQVDIKAKTTLQVAIDASSAHLFDVETGISCAAS, from the coding sequence ATGGCTTTACTCGAACTCAGAAACGTCAAGAAAGCCTACGGCGAAGTGGAGGTGATCCACGGCGTCGATATCACGGTCAAATCCGGCGAGTTCTGCGTGTTCGTCGGCCCCTCGGGCTGCGGCAAGTCCACGCTTTTGCGGATGATCGCGGGGTTGGAGCAGATCAGCAGCGGTGACATCGCAATTGACGACGAGGTGCTGAACCACGTCCCCGCCTCGAAGCGTGGGCTGGCGATGGTTTTCCAATCCTACGCCCTGTACCCGCATATGTCGGTGCGCAATAACCTGTCCTTCGGGCTGGAAAACATTGGCATGGCCCGGGCCGAGATCGACACGCGCGTGACCGAGGCCGCGCGCATGTTGCAAATCGACGATTACCTCGACCGTCGCCCCGGCCAGCTGTCGGGCGGGCAGCGCCAGCGCGTCGCCATCGGCCGCGCCGTGGTGCGAGAACCGCGCGTGTTCTTGTTTGACGAGCCATTGTCGAACCTTGACGCGGAACTGCGCGTCGCCACACGCGGCGAGATATCTGAACTGCATCAACGCCTTGGCAATACGATGGTCTACGTCACCCACGACCAGGTCGAAGCCATGACCATGGCCGACAAGATCGCCGTTCTGCGTGCGGGACGGCTGGAACAATTCGGCCCCCCGCTGGAGCTGTTCAACGCCCCCGCCAACCGCTTTGTGGCGGGGTTCATAGGCTCGCCCAAGATGAACTTCATCCGCGGCGTGATGGGCGAGGGCGGCGTTTTCGTCTCCGAAGGCGGGGCTGAGGTCGCGCTGGACGTTCGCCGTTTCACCACCCGCCCGGGCCAAGCGGTCGAACTGGGCGTGCGCCCGGGTCATGCAAACCCCGCCGATGGCGCCGGTGTGCCTTTGCAGGTTCGCGCGGTGGAGCAGCTTGGCACAGAGACCTTCGTTTATGGGGCCGTTGCAGGCTCGGACGATTTCGCGATGCAATTGCCGGGTCAGGTGGACATCAAGGCGAAGACCACGCTTCAGGTCGCCATCGACGCTTCTTCCGCGCATCTGTTCGATGTTGAAACGGGCATAAGCTGCGCCGCATCCTGA
- a CDS encoding carbohydrate ABC transporter permease produces MSMVWDFLSRTQGRGRLTWTDWLSYAYLIFGFLIILVPVIWLGLNSIKSQFQIESQDLSLLPGDFDRVARATVNGPDGREIFVIADLPLWVLNWSDLSEAEQQGRDVTAYLNGFEGNALYALRSHLGQVSNAARRLIAEEGLPDWLNRYAALTPQSREAFDLDAVVEMLNEDQRRLILEYLGVEPYQPNRIVTQVLVTAPHPETGEVMEWAIPNPNASSEFFPGRAVRGDASQVVRLPAETVTANRTIAPSWGNYSEPLTGTAYGVNVDFATCITNSVLVTVIATLMTLLINSMAAFALSKYTFKGQTLFLVVILATLMVPATITLVGVFKAINATGLSGSIWGVIIPGAATPAGVFLLRQYMLTIPDELLEAARMDSASEWKVYWRIVLPLALPAIAALGILSVIWRWNDLIIPMVAIATNTEAYTIQLCLLEFRGEHISQEHYRLAMTVVSLIPTTLVFVFLQKYITTGIANTGMK; encoded by the coding sequence ATGAGCATGGTGTGGGATTTCCTGTCGCGCACGCAAGGCCGCGGGCGGCTCACCTGGACGGATTGGCTGTCCTACGCCTACCTGATCTTCGGTTTCCTGATCATTCTCGTGCCCGTCATTTGGCTTGGCCTGAATTCGATCAAATCGCAGTTTCAGATTGAATCCCAAGACCTGTCCCTTCTGCCCGGCGATTTCGACCGCGTTGCCCGCGCCACCGTCAACGGCCCCGATGGCCGAGAGATCTTCGTCATCGCCGATCTGCCCCTGTGGGTGCTGAACTGGTCCGATCTGTCCGAGGCCGAGCAACAGGGCCGCGACGTCACCGCCTACCTTAACGGGTTCGAGGGCAACGCCCTCTACGCCCTCCGCTCCCACCTCGGGCAAGTCAGTAACGCTGCGAGGAGGCTTATTGCCGAGGAGGGGTTGCCCGATTGGCTCAACCGTTACGCCGCGCTGACGCCGCAATCGCGGGAGGCGTTTGACCTCGACGCCGTCGTCGAGATGCTAAACGAAGATCAGCGGCGCCTGATCCTCGAATACCTTGGCGTCGAACCCTATCAGCCCAACCGCATCGTGACACAAGTCCTCGTGACCGCACCGCACCCCGAAACAGGCGAGGTGATGGAATGGGCGATCCCCAACCCCAATGCCTCGTCCGAGTTCTTTCCGGGCCGTGCCGTCCGTGGTGATGCAAGCCAAGTCGTGCGGCTGCCTGCGGAAACGGTCACAGCCAACCGCACCATAGCCCCCTCCTGGGGCAATTATTCCGAGCCGCTGACCGGCACCGCCTACGGCGTCAACGTTGATTTCGCGACCTGCATCACCAATAGCGTGCTTGTAACCGTCATCGCCACGCTGATGACGCTGCTGATCAACTCCATGGCTGCGTTTGCGCTGTCGAAATACACCTTCAAAGGCCAGACGCTGTTCCTTGTGGTGATCCTTGCCACGCTGATGGTGCCAGCCACGATCACGTTGGTGGGCGTGTTCAAGGCAATCAACGCGACGGGGCTTTCTGGCAGTATCTGGGGGGTCATCATCCCGGGCGCGGCAACGCCCGCCGGTGTCTTCCTGCTGCGCCAGTACATGCTGACGATCCCCGACGAATTGCTGGAGGCCGCGCGCATGGACAGCGCGTCCGAATGGAAGGTGTATTGGCGCATCGTCCTGCCGCTGGCGCTGCCCGCCATCGCGGCCCTTGGCATCCTGTCCGTCATCTGGCGCTGGAACGACCTGATCATCCCCATGGTCGCCATCGCCACGAATACCGAGGCCTACACGATCCAGCTGTGTCTGCTGGAATTCCGCGGCGAGCATATCAGCCAGGAACACTACCGCCTTGCGATGACGGTCGTGTCGTTGATCCCCACGACGCTCGTCTTCGTGTTTCTGCAAAAGTACATCACCACCGGCATCGCAAATACGGGGATGAAGTAA
- a CDS encoding carbohydrate ABC transporter permease translates to MWTAIENAFAGSSWPLAFLVYLIVGAVIARPSGTLGSKAMAVLGWPIELAQKMRGHGPLPYLFLLPNLLVFGIFTFAPLFINVGFSLTEGQSINFAERPYAGTDNWQRLLAETQIDTGNPNLEDDQFYRAVMDTSVFVIFQVPIMVLFSLITALVLNRDIIARGFWRSIFFYPVMLSPVVVGFLWTLILKRQGVLSITLMEWGWIDAPIQWLVDPAWTMFWSVFVFTWAHLGFYMLILLAGLQAIPADLYEAAEMDGASPWRVLRKITLPLLMPTLLVVTVLSLIKAFQAFEELYAMQVGWISIVAYIFETAGLRGNPTPNGLGIAATASLIIAGALAIFSIIQIFLSGRNAR, encoded by the coding sequence ATGTGGACGGCGATTGAAAACGCCTTCGCGGGCTCGTCCTGGCCGCTGGCTTTTCTTGTGTACCTAATCGTGGGGGCGGTCATTGCCCGCCCCTCCGGCACCCTCGGCTCGAAGGCCATGGCCGTGCTTGGCTGGCCGATCGAGTTGGCCCAGAAGATGCGCGGCCATGGGCCGTTGCCGTACCTCTTCCTGTTGCCCAACCTTCTGGTCTTCGGCATTTTCACCTTCGCGCCGCTGTTTATCAACGTCGGCTTCAGCCTCACCGAAGGGCAATCCATCAACTTCGCCGAACGCCCTTACGCCGGTACCGACAACTGGCAGCGCCTGTTGGCCGAGACCCAAATCGACACCGGCAACCCGAACCTTGAAGACGACCAGTTCTACCGCGCCGTTATGGACACATCGGTCTTCGTCATCTTTCAGGTTCCGATCATGGTGCTGTTTTCCCTGATCACGGCCCTCGTCCTGAACCGCGACATCATCGCCCGCGGCTTCTGGCGCTCAATCTTCTTCTACCCTGTCATGCTGTCGCCCGTCGTCGTGGGCTTCCTTTGGACCCTGATCCTGAAACGCCAAGGGGTGCTGTCGATCACGCTGATGGAATGGGGCTGGATAGACGCGCCGATCCAATGGCTGGTCGACCCCGCGTGGACGATGTTCTGGTCCGTCTTCGTGTTCACATGGGCGCATCTGGGCTTCTACATGCTGATCCTGCTGGCGGGTCTGCAAGCGATCCCGGCGGACCTTTATGAAGCCGCCGAGATGGACGGCGCGTCGCCCTGGCGCGTGCTGCGCAAGATCACCCTGCCGCTTCTGATGCCCACGCTACTGGTCGTTACCGTCCTGTCGTTGATCAAGGCGTTTCAGGCCTTTGAAGAGCTTTACGCCATGCAAGTCGGCTGGATCTCCATCGTGGCCTATATCTTCGAGACGGCAGGCCTGCGCGGCAATCCCACGCCCAACGGCCTTGGTATTGCGGCGACGGCCTCGTTGATCATCGCGGGCGCATTGGCCATCTTCTCGATCATCCAGATCTTCCTTTCAGGCAGGAACGCGCGATGA
- a CDS encoding ABC transporter substrate-binding protein — translation MTKLQTLRLTCAATALMAAGAASADEISFLCYQNGNECDVLGGIAADFEAATGHTVAMEVVGYEIIRDQLENQLQTGAAPDVARVTNLGGLNQYYLDLTPYVDADYMESAYGAVLPWYRAPGGEDTGIYGWPTELTVTGPYINVTMFDDAGVDIPGDGATWDEWMVALGGVQETLGMDAVFAMDRTAHRWAGPAFAYGAGFFDDAGEPILVDDGFRSFAATFVGWHEQGLMPVEGWPAGTGTAYQNAAPLFLSGSVAMHMSGSWMIGNYAENITDFEWRAVPAPCGPGGCGAMPGGAGIVAFESSDVPEAAAAFVAFLAEEENAARFAAETRSITAHQGLQASGVDYGDADPAVAQALSTFAASIGVSAETTPQAFTFQGYSKNFVIYGVVPDYITQVITGEMSLDDALAAIDADVAAQIAE, via the coding sequence ATGACAAAACTTCAAACCCTGCGGCTGACTTGTGCTGCGACCGCTCTGATGGCGGCTGGCGCGGCTTCGGCGGATGAAATCAGCTTCCTTTGCTACCAGAACGGCAATGAATGTGACGTCCTGGGCGGGATTGCCGCTGATTTTGAGGCCGCCACCGGCCACACCGTCGCGATGGAAGTCGTCGGCTACGAGATCATCCGCGACCAGCTTGAAAACCAGCTGCAAACGGGCGCAGCCCCAGATGTGGCGCGCGTGACAAACCTTGGAGGGTTGAACCAGTATTATCTGGATCTGACGCCCTATGTGGACGCTGACTATATGGAATCCGCTTATGGCGCGGTTCTGCCGTGGTACCGCGCCCCCGGCGGCGAGGATACCGGCATCTACGGCTGGCCGACCGAGCTGACCGTCACGGGCCCCTATATCAACGTCACCATGTTCGACGACGCAGGCGTCGACATCCCCGGCGACGGTGCCACTTGGGATGAATGGATGGTCGCCCTTGGGGGGGTACAGGAAACCCTTGGCATGGACGCCGTCTTCGCGATGGACCGCACCGCCCACCGTTGGGCCGGTCCTGCCTTTGCATATGGCGCTGGCTTCTTCGATGATGCAGGCGAGCCTATCCTTGTGGATGACGGTTTCCGTTCCTTCGCCGCGACTTTCGTCGGTTGGCACGAGCAGGGTTTGATGCCTGTCGAAGGCTGGCCCGCAGGCACCGGCACCGCTTATCAGAATGCGGCGCCGCTGTTCCTGTCTGGTTCGGTCGCGATGCACATGTCGGGGTCCTGGATGATCGGCAACTATGCCGAGAACATCACTGATTTCGAATGGCGTGCGGTGCCCGCCCCTTGTGGCCCCGGCGGCTGCGGTGCGATGCCCGGCGGTGCGGGCATCGTAGCGTTCGAATCCAGCGATGTGCCTGAGGCCGCAGCGGCTTTCGTGGCCTTCCTCGCCGAGGAAGAGAATGCCGCCCGCTTCGCGGCCGAGACCCGCTCCATCACAGCGCATCAGGGCTTGCAGGCCTCTGGCGTAGACTATGGTGACGCGGACCCGGCGGTGGCCCAGGCGCTGTCGACCTTTGCGGCTTCCATCGGCGTCTCCGCCGAGACCACGCCCCAGGCCTTCACCTTCCAGGGCTATTCGAAGAACTTCGTGATCTACGGTGTCGTGCCCGACTACATCACGCAGGTCATCACCGGCGAGATGAGCCTGGATGACGCGCTGGCCGCCATAGACGCGGACGTCGCCGCACAGATCGCGGAATAA
- a CDS encoding MarR family winged helix-turn-helix transcriptional regulator, whose translation MTKTPFHLPYFLPYLLNQAAEAASREFQDYYRAKFGMLRNEWRVLFHLGCYGDLSAKQICEKALLHKTKVSRAVAALEDKRYLIRTPTPQDRRIEVLSLTPAGLRVFKDLSGAAEGFEAKLHDGLTPIEVETLRRVLLTLSNLPS comes from the coding sequence ATGACCAAGACCCCGTTTCATCTGCCCTATTTCCTGCCCTATCTGCTGAATCAGGCCGCCGAGGCTGCCAGCCGCGAGTTTCAGGATTACTACCGCGCCAAATTTGGGATGTTGCGGAACGAATGGCGGGTGCTGTTTCACCTCGGCTGTTATGGGGACCTCTCGGCCAAGCAGATCTGCGAAAAGGCGCTGCTCCACAAAACCAAGGTAAGCCGTGCGGTCGCCGCGCTGGAGGACAAGCGCTACCTGATCCGCACTCCCACCCCCCAGGATCGCCGGATCGAGGTGCTGTCGCTTACCCCCGCGGGCCTAAGGGTCTTCAAGGACCTCAGCGGCGCGGCCGAAGGGTTCGAGGCCAAGCTGCACGACGGCCTGACGCCCATAGAAGTCGAAACACTGCGTCGCGTGCTTCTGACCCTTTCGAACCTGCCGTCCTGA
- a CDS encoding ABC transporter permease — MIPLLIYIAIFIGAFLAVRLIAGAVSPTGFGSLKTVTFGDESAVIPDRRASVISVLALFFLWCSFTGSILIPSFLHMPGPPLGLHSFTHTVQDAEGNTDDATVTFLLWEAEFDEDGNELPEPEPPVVEPGDGFALNDSLTIEAYGSELARLQDNDLLTRDDGTTIIAVNGQPIVGGDRLDLDFGTVTMSTRGSINILPDQGLQMEPIWLPPPEDVWGRLIEISTEGFRNFTLLEHLGYSLFRVVVGFALGALVGIPLGYAMGLSNWARGWFDPIVEFMRPVPPLALIPLVIIWAGIGEPGKIVLLFLAALWIMAIAARAGVSGVNISKVHAAYSLGASKAQIMRYVIVPNSLPEIFTGARVAMGVCWGTVVAAELVAAVQGAGMMIMVASRFQNTDIVILGIILIGMIGFGIDILMRMAEKWLVPWKGKS; from the coding sequence ATGATTCCCCTCCTTATTTACATCGCCATTTTCATCGGCGCCTTCCTTGCCGTCCGCCTGATCGCGGGCGCCGTGTCGCCCACCGGGTTCGGCTCGCTCAAGACGGTGACCTTCGGAGACGAAAGCGCCGTGATCCCCGATCGCCGCGCCTCGGTCATTTCCGTGCTGGCGCTGTTCTTCCTGTGGTGTTCGTTCACCGGGTCGATCCTGATCCCATCGTTCCTGCACATGCCGGGGCCGCCCCTTGGCCTGCATTCCTTCACCCACACGGTGCAGGATGCCGAGGGAAACACCGACGACGCTACCGTCACCTTCCTTCTGTGGGAGGCCGAGTTTGACGAAGACGGCAATGAGTTGCCCGAGCCCGAGCCGCCCGTGGTCGAGCCGGGTGATGGCTTCGCCCTCAACGACAGCCTGACGATCGAGGCCTACGGGTCCGAGCTGGCGCGCCTGCAAGACAACGATCTACTGACCCGCGACGATGGCACCACGATCATCGCCGTGAACGGCCAGCCGATTGTTGGCGGCGACCGGCTTGATCTGGACTTCGGCACGGTGACCATGTCAACGCGCGGCTCGATCAACATCCTGCCCGACCAGGGCCTTCAGATGGAGCCGATCTGGCTGCCGCCCCCGGAAGACGTCTGGGGCCGCCTGATCGAGATCAGCACCGAAGGTTTCCGCAACTTCACCCTGCTCGAACACCTCGGCTACTCGCTGTTCCGGGTGGTCGTGGGCTTTGCCTTGGGGGCGCTGGTCGGCATTCCGCTTGGCTACGCCATGGGCCTTTCGAACTGGGCGCGGGGCTGGTTTGACCCCATTGTCGAGTTCATGCGCCCCGTGCCGCCGCTGGCGCTGATCCCGCTGGTCATCATCTGGGCCGGGATCGGCGAGCCCGGCAAGATCGTCTTGTTGTTCCTTGCGGCGCTGTGGATCATGGCGATTGCGGCGCGGGCGGGTGTGTCCGGCGTCAACATCTCGAAGGTCCACGCGGCCTATTCGCTGGGGGCCAGCAAGGCGCAGATCATGCGCTACGTCATCGTCCCCAATTCCCTGCCCGAGATTTTCACGGGCGCGCGGGTGGCGATGGGCGTGTGTTGGGGGACCGTTGTGGCGGCGGAACTTGTGGCCGCCGTGCAAGGCGCGGGCATGATGATCATGGTCGCCTCGCGGTTCCAGAACACCGATATCGTGATCCTGGGCATCATCCTGATCGGGATGATCGGCTTTGGCATCGATATCCTGATGCGCATGGCCGAGAAATGGCTCGTGCCCTGGAAGGGCAAAAGCTAA
- a CDS encoding taurine ABC transporter ATP-binding protein, which yields MTGLAIRNISMRFDLPGGGAVQALQDVSLDIKQGEIMSVLGPSGCGKTTLLNIVAGFLAPTEGVIELNGHAVHGPDAERGMVFQKGALFEWMSVRENVSFGPRMKGQRSAEYSANVDHLLDVVGLQDFKEKAIYELSGGMQQRVALARCLANDPDVILMDEPLGALDALTREKMQSLVLKLWKETGKTIILITHSVEEALLLGERLIVMAPRPGRIHKEYELPFADAGVDADLREVKKDPRFHEVREEILGMIWDMEEEIMGRTEASA from the coding sequence ATGACCGGCTTGGCCATTCGGAATATCTCCATGCGCTTCGATCTGCCTGGAGGCGGCGCGGTGCAGGCGCTGCAAGATGTCTCCCTTGACATTAAACAAGGTGAAATCATGTCTGTCCTCGGCCCGTCGGGCTGCGGCAAGACCACGCTTCTCAACATCGTCGCAGGCTTTCTTGCCCCCACCGAGGGCGTGATCGAGCTGAATGGTCACGCGGTCCACGGCCCCGACGCCGAACGCGGCATGGTGTTCCAGAAGGGCGCGCTGTTCGAGTGGATGTCCGTGCGCGAAAACGTCAGCTTCGGGCCCCGCATGAAGGGCCAGCGCTCGGCGGAATACAGCGCCAACGTGGATCACCTTCTCGACGTTGTCGGCCTGCAAGACTTCAAGGAAAAGGCGATTTACGAGCTGTCCGGCGGCATGCAGCAGCGTGTGGCCCTGGCCCGCTGCCTTGCCAATGACCCTGACGTTATCTTGATGGACGAGCCCTTGGGCGCGCTAGATGCGCTGACCCGCGAGAAGATGCAAAGCCTTGTGCTGAAGCTCTGGAAAGAGACGGGCAAGACCATCATCCTGATCACCCACTCGGTCGAGGAAGCCCTGCTTCTGGGCGAGCGTCTGATCGTCATGGCCCCGCGCCCGGGTCGCATTCACAAGGAATACGAATTGCCGTTTGCCGATGCCGGCGTCGATGCCGACCTCCGCGAGGTCAAGAAGGACCCCCGGTTCCATGAGGTCCGCGAAGAAATCCTTGGGATGATCTGGGACATGGAAGAAGAAATCATGGGCCGGACGGAGGCAAGCGCATGA